The proteins below are encoded in one region of Cyclopterus lumpus isolate fCycLum1 chromosome 8, fCycLum1.pri, whole genome shotgun sequence:
- the LOC117735130 gene encoding uncharacterized protein LOC117735130 translates to MAEKHSDAVQGCGTVADNVNVSQNEVDAVKQTSKRCASSSPSTPPPNKSPRPVFPSTSTRFPDAVEGQSGTDTLAMQTEDKEGPSSPAVDPTARRKSWRRATLTRRSLPALPNPYRVLCRSISASLSQQERLEKLMEASMKLAIERTQSSLQSVPNASLDSFQKQVERMQNEWGCLSKSIRDERGGHQLPARAASSSDPIVQKAMEKVQKAINSLQAESESWEALLNKHQSKAEELERKVEQGQKGGVSLDSTSVAQSSQYHFIQSKPDYHGFLCRQQPMLHTMAMIMDTQSKMVSELLSIKEQSQLLVKETSGRLAAEAGFQDLSPDLIRNLIAAPLSSATT, encoded by the exons atggCGGAAAAACATTCAGACGCTGTACAAGG TTGCGGAACTGTCGCCGATAACGTCAACGTTTCCCAGAATGAG GTCGACGCAGTGAAGCAGACATCGAAAAGATGCGCCTCCTCAAGCCCCAGCACGCCTCCCCCAAACAAGTCTCCTCGTCCCGTCTTCCCATCGACCAGCACACGGTTTCCAGATGCAGTGGAAGGACAGTCGGGAACAGACACACTAGCGATGCAGACGGAGGACAAGGAGGGACCTTCAAGTCCCGCTGTCGACCCCACTGCACGGAGGAAATCCTGGAGGAGGGCCACTTTAACCCGACGCTCTCTCCCTGCCCTTCCCAACCCTTATCGGG TTTTGTGCAGGAGCATAAGTGCATCCTTATCACAGCAGGAGAGGCTTGAAAAATTGATGGAGGCTTCAATgaag CTGGCAATAGAAAGAACTCAAAGTTCGCTGCAGTCAGTGCCAAACGCCTCACTAGATTCTTTTCAAAAACAAG TTGAGCGCATGCAGAACGAGTGGGGTTGTCTCTCAAAAAGCATACGCGATGAACGAGGGGGTCATCAACTCCCTGCTAGAGCGGCCAG ttcCAGTGATCCTATAGTGCAAAAAGCCATGGAAAAGGTCCAGAAAGCCATCAATAG tCTCCAGGCTGAAAGTGAGTCTTGGGAGGCACTGTTGAACAAACACCAGAGTAAAGCAGAGGAATTGGAAAG GAAAGTGGAGCAGGGCCAGAAAGGAGGCGTATCATTAGACTCTACATCTGTGGCCCAGTCCTCACAGTACCATTTTATACAGAGCAAACCTGACTACCACGGTTTCCTCTGTAGACAACAGCCCATGCTTCACACTATGGCAATGATT ATGGACACTCAGAGTAAGATGGTTAGTGAGCTTCTGTCCATCAAGGAGCAGTCACAGCTATTGGTGAAAGAGACTAGTGGCCGATTGG CGGCAGAGGCAGGATTCCAGGATCTTTCACCGGACCTCATCAGGAACCTCATTGCAGCACCTTTATCCTCTGCAACTACATAG